The genomic window TGCAAGTTCCTGATGTCGCCGCCTCTTGCACCGGCTTAAGGGCCTGTAAAGAATCCGGGCGTTGCGCGATGTTGCTGAACGTGAGCAAGGGCAAGCCGCCTGCGCGGCAGCTTCGACGCCGGTCGGTTGCCATTGACAGCCCGCGCGCTTGTCGTGGCCTCCACATTCACGCCACCGATCAACCAATCAAATTCAACGACCAGAAACACTACAGCAATCTCAAAGCCACACCGCGGCCACAGCCGTCTCGTTTCAGAGCAGGCGAGGTACTGTTGAGGTGTGGAATGTCGTTTTTGCGGGCCTGGCTGGTCGTTGCGGCGGTGAGTGGTGTGTCGATTGCAAGCTCACTGCCGGTTGCGCTGTTGCCGCGGCTGGCGGCCGCGCAAGTGGTGGAGACGATCGTCGTCGAAGGCAATCGTCGCGTAGAGGCCGAGACGGTCGGCTCCTACTTCAGGCCGGGGCCCGGCGGGCGTTTCGATCAATCGGCGGTCGACGAGGGCCTCAAGGCGCTGATGGGGACCGGCCTGTTTCAGGACGTGAGGATCAACCGGGCCGGCGGCCGCATCGTGGTGTCGGTGGTCGAAAACGCCGTGATCGGTCGTGTCGCCTTCGAGGGCAACAAGAAGATCAAGGACGAGCAACTCTCGGCCGAGATCCAGTCCAAGCCGCGCGGCACCTTCTCGCGGGCGCTGGTGCAATCCGACACGCTGCGAATCGCCGAGATATATCGCCGGTCCGGCCGTTACGACGTGCGCGTCACGCCTGAAATCATCGAGCAGCCGAACAATCGCGTCGACCTGATCTTCACGGTCGAGGAGGGCGTCAAGACTTCGGTCAAATCGGTCGAGTTCATCGGCAATAGCACCTTCTCGGCCTCACGCCTGCGCGATGTCATCAAGACGCATGAGAGCAATCTGCTCAGCTTCCTCGGCAGCAACGACATCTACGATCCAGATCGCGTCGAGGCCGACCGCGACCTGATCCGTCGCTTCTATCTCAAGAATGGTTTCGCCGACGTCCAGGTCGTGGCCGCGCTCACCGAATACGATCCGGAGAAGAAGGGCTTTCTCGTCACCTTCAAGATCGAGGAAGGACAGCAATATCGGGTCGGAGCGGTGAATTTCCGCTCCAGCATTCCCAATTTCGATGCGGGCTCGCTGCACACCTATTCGCGCGTCAATGTCGGCTCGCTCTACAACGTCGAATCGGTCGAGAAGTCGACCGAGGAGATGCAGATCGAGGCCTCTCGCCGCGGTTATGCCTTCGCCGTGGTCCGCCCCGGCAGCGACCGCAATTTCGAGGCGCATACGGTCTCGGTCGTGTTCAACGTCGACGAGGGACCGCGCACCTATATCGAGCGCATCAATTTGCGCGGCAATACTCGCACGCGCGACTACGTAATCCGCCGCGAATTCGACCTCTCCGAGGGAGACGCCTACAACCGCGCGTTGGTCGACCGCGCCGAGCGGCGACTGAAGAACCTGGACTACTTCAAGAGCGTCAAGATCGTCACCGAGCCCGGCTCCTCCAGCGACCGTGTGATCCTGATCGTCGACATGGAAGAGAAATCGACCGGCGATTTCTCGATCTCGGGCGGTTACTCCACGACGGATGGCGCACTGACCGAGGTCTCGGTCTCCGAGCGTAACCTGCTCGGCAAGGGACTCTACGCCAAGGCGTCCGTCAGCTATGGCCAGTACGCGCGTGGCATATCTCTGTCCTTTGTCGAGCCCTACCTGCTCGACTATAGGCTGGCGCTCGGATTCGACACCTATTGGCGCCAGCAATTGTCGAACAGCTATACGAGCTATGGCGTGACGACGCTGGGCTTCTCTCCGCGCCTGGGCTTTGCGTTGCGCGAGGACCTCTCACTCCAGCTCCGCTATTCGCTCTATCAGCAGAGCATTACGCTCTCCAGCGCGTACAATAATTGTAACAACAACTCATCGAACACGTCACTGGCCTTCAACCCGACGCCGGCCTACATCAAAAACGTTCTGGGCGGCGTCGACCCGACCAATTCCACGGACTCCGGCGTTTACGGATACGGCTGCTACGGCGACGGCGAATCGAGCTTGCCGGTCCGGAAAGAACTGGCGAACGGCGCGACCTGGACGTCGGCGCTCGGCTACACCTTGAACTACGATACGCTCGACAACACCAAGAACCCCACCGACGGCTTGCTCGTCGACTTCCGGCAGGATTTCGCCGGGGTGGGCGGCGATGTGACTTATCTGAAGACTGCGATTGACACGAAGTATTACACGCCGCTCGTGTCCGAGATCGTCAGCGTGATCCACCTTCAGGGCGGCATCCTCAACAAGATCGGCGACCAGCATCTGCGCATGCTCGACCATTTCCAGATGGGACCGAACCTCGTGCGCGGATTCGCTTCGAGCGGCATCGGTCCGCGCGACATCACTTACTGGAGCCTGGGCGCGAGCGGCGATGCGCTCGGCGGCACGAAATACTGGGGCGCGTCGATGGAGTTGCAGATGCCGTTCTGGTTCCTGCCCAAGGAGGTCGGCCTGAAGGGCGCGATCTACGCCGATGCCGGCTCGCTCTGGGGCTATCAGGGGCCGACGTCATGGACGGCCACCGGCGAAGTCAACACGGCGGCCTGTCCGACATGCGGGCTGCAATATGATGACGGCAATGTGGTGCGATCGTCGGTTGGCGTCGGCCTGATCTGGGCCTCGCCGTTCGGGCCGCTGCGCTTCGACTATGCCGTGCCGATCACCAAGGGCAAATACGACGTCGTCCAGGAGTTCAGGTTCGGCGGCGGCACGTCGTTCTAGCGATGCGGCGCCGGCACCGCGATTCTCGTGTCGCGTGACGCACGTTCGCCATTTGATCGTGCGTTTGTGAAAACGTGTGAAGCTCGCCTCGTGCGCGCACGTGGACAGTCGCCTGCGGATGTTGGATAATGTGAGCCTGAAATTGCAGGACACTGTGGCCTGCACTCGGCTTCCACAGAAAGGCAAATCCGATGACGCAGGCAGGCGCCTATGGACAGAGGCTCGGGCAGTTCCTGCGTCTGAAGGAGGCGCCGCCCGCCCTGGTCACGCGCTCGCTGCGCAGCGCCGAGCTCGCGGTCACCGAAACCCGGAATGATCACCCGGTGCCCGGTCTGTCCGGTTCGCTGACCGCCGAAGATGCCTTTCTCGTCAGCCTGAAGCTTCACGATTACCCGGATTGCGAGCTCTGGGAGCGCGGCAAGTGTATCATGAAGGCGGACGTCCACGCCGGTACGACCTATCTCTACGATCTCAAGCGCGATCCGCGCTATGTGATCGACAAGCCGTTCCACTCGCTGTTTTTCTACATTCCGCGATCGGCACTCGACGGCATCTCCGAACAGTGCAATGCGTCGCGGATCGACGAACTCGACTGTCAGATCGGCGTTGGCCATGACGACGGTATCATCCGCCACATCGGCGCGTCGCTGCAGCAAGGCCTGCGCAGGCCGGACGAGGCCAACCAGCTTTTCATCGACCACATGATGCTCGGGCTGACCGCCCATGTCGCCCAGACTTATGGCGGGCTCCAGCGCACGGCCGGACCCACCCGCGGCGGGCTCGCTCCGTGGCAGGCGAAACGTGCCTGCGAGAGACTGGAATCCGACCTCGGCGGCAAGCTCTCGCTGCAGAAGATCGCGACCGAGCTTGACCTTTCGGTCAGCCATTTCTCCCGCGCATTTCGAATTTCCGTCGGCATGCCGCCGCACCAATGGCTGCTTCATCAGCGCGTCAAGGCCGCCAAGCAGTTGATGACCGTTCGCGACCTGCCGCTGACGGAGATCGCGATCTCGGCCGGGTTCGCCAACCAGAGTCACTTCACGCGCGTGTTTTCATCGATTGTCGGGGTCAGCCCAGCCGTGTGGCGCCGCGAGGCGCTCGGCGCCTTGCGCGCGGGCACGTGAACCCCGGTATGTGGGGCGCCAGTGCCCTCAACGGCGTTTCGCCAGTGAAATGGCGTAGGCGGTGCGCCGCGCCGCAAAGATCTC from Bradyrhizobium zhanjiangense includes these protein-coding regions:
- a CDS encoding helix-turn-helix domain-containing protein, whose translation is MTQAGAYGQRLGQFLRLKEAPPALVTRSLRSAELAVTETRNDHPVPGLSGSLTAEDAFLVSLKLHDYPDCELWERGKCIMKADVHAGTTYLYDLKRDPRYVIDKPFHSLFFYIPRSALDGISEQCNASRIDELDCQIGVGHDDGIIRHIGASLQQGLRRPDEANQLFIDHMMLGLTAHVAQTYGGLQRTAGPTRGGLAPWQAKRACERLESDLGGKLSLQKIATELDLSVSHFSRAFRISVGMPPHQWLLHQRVKAAKQLMTVRDLPLTEIAISAGFANQSHFTRVFSSIVGVSPAVWRREALGALRAGT
- the bamA gene encoding outer membrane protein assembly factor BamA; translation: MSFLRAWLVVAAVSGVSIASSLPVALLPRLAAAQVVETIVVEGNRRVEAETVGSYFRPGPGGRFDQSAVDEGLKALMGTGLFQDVRINRAGGRIVVSVVENAVIGRVAFEGNKKIKDEQLSAEIQSKPRGTFSRALVQSDTLRIAEIYRRSGRYDVRVTPEIIEQPNNRVDLIFTVEEGVKTSVKSVEFIGNSTFSASRLRDVIKTHESNLLSFLGSNDIYDPDRVEADRDLIRRFYLKNGFADVQVVAALTEYDPEKKGFLVTFKIEEGQQYRVGAVNFRSSIPNFDAGSLHTYSRVNVGSLYNVESVEKSTEEMQIEASRRGYAFAVVRPGSDRNFEAHTVSVVFNVDEGPRTYIERINLRGNTRTRDYVIRREFDLSEGDAYNRALVDRAERRLKNLDYFKSVKIVTEPGSSSDRVILIVDMEEKSTGDFSISGGYSTTDGALTEVSVSERNLLGKGLYAKASVSYGQYARGISLSFVEPYLLDYRLALGFDTYWRQQLSNSYTSYGVTTLGFSPRLGFALREDLSLQLRYSLYQQSITLSSAYNNCNNNSSNTSLAFNPTPAYIKNVLGGVDPTNSTDSGVYGYGCYGDGESSLPVRKELANGATWTSALGYTLNYDTLDNTKNPTDGLLVDFRQDFAGVGGDVTYLKTAIDTKYYTPLVSEIVSVIHLQGGILNKIGDQHLRMLDHFQMGPNLVRGFASSGIGPRDITYWSLGASGDALGGTKYWGASMELQMPFWFLPKEVGLKGAIYADAGSLWGYQGPTSWTATGEVNTAACPTCGLQYDDGNVVRSSVGVGLIWASPFGPLRFDYAVPITKGKYDVVQEFRFGGGTSF